The Mercurialis annua linkage group LG7, ddMerAnnu1.2, whole genome shotgun sequence genome includes the window TTCGACTTATGCTCTCCCGTAACTGAAACTCCATTATTTTGAGTCCGACGAAAATTATCACGCTCAACTGTGTGAAACCTAACTCCATTGACAATTATCCCACTGTACCTAGCAATTCGTATATCAGGACCTAATCCCAACGCATATATATGATCTGTTGCTGCAACCAAACCAGTAGCACGTAAGCGTCCAAcctgaaaaataagtttaatggtgaaattagAGGCATAATTCAATATTTAGTACTTTTATAGCATCATACTTACACACTCCTTGAACCAACTGGCAAATCCTGCCTGGTGTCTTTTTTGCACATCTATAACACtttctttttgtaattcttCAATGTGAATCCTgcttaacatttataaaattagataaaaagtgtaaaataaagctattttgaaactctaaagtctttgttttttcaaaataaaataacttacttaagatattcatcaacatcctcacaattgttaagcacataccactgcaatttttcaaaatcagaatGGGATAACGTTTTATATTCTGTAGCTCCTAAAGGTCTTgcattgtttgaaaatatggaaaatccattttccactcctatttgcacaggaaaattatttctctcaacgcgattatatattgtctcaaccccatgaaaatacagtgaacaaaagttcaaacattcTTTAGTGATATACGCTTCAGCAATTGAACCCTCCGGTCGAGCTAAATTACgtacataatttttcaaagtacgtaagaacctgcacaacaaatttgttgtaaatgtgaataaaccatatagatatataaaaattagttaaaactgcagcaagaaaactaaaaataaaatttccttatcaactaacctctcaataaagtacatccacctatagtgaacagggcctcctaattctacttcacgtggcagatgaattgccaaatgcatcattaccacgaaaaaagatggaggatatatcatctcaagtttacatattatcaaaatgatatCGCTCTGCAACTTTTTAACTGTAGATCTTTTTAAAGTCTTCGAACAAAACTCCTTAAAGAAAGAGCTCAACTCTGATAATGCAGTGTAAACCTCACTACGCAAAGACCCACAAATTGATGCTGGAAGTAACCGTTGCAAGAATATATGATAATCATGGCTTTTCATCCCCATAACTTTGCAGTCCTGAACACTTACACATCGAGAAAGATTGGAAGCATATCCGTCTGGCAACCGGATTGACTGCAACCATTCGCAAAACTTTCTCCTTTCAGGCTTCGGTAATGTATAACAAGCAAGtggcataaaaaatttatttcctttttgctgtaaatgtaactcttttcttatacccattgcttctaaatccattcgagccttaatgttatccttagattttccatcaatattcatcaacgtacccaatatattttcacatatattcttctcaatatgcattacatctaaattatgacgtaattttaatgttttccagTAAGGCAATTCAAAGAATATACTTCTCTTTGTCCAATTGAGCTCTTCAGGACCAAGTGCACGCTTTTTTTGGTTAGGTGTCTTCCCAAAAACAAGGCTTTTTGGAAGCAAATCTAATTGCCTTAGAACTTCATCTCCTGACAACTCTTCAGGCTTTGACCCGTGCTCTGGTTTGCCATCAAATTTTCTGCTTTTTCTCCAAGAATGTTGGGCATGTAAATATCTCCGATGACCCATGTAACATTGCTTCactccattttttaatattagcgaacacgtccacttattacacacaggacatgccaattttccttttgtgctccatccagataacattccatatgctggaaagtcatttattgtccataataatgcagcatgtaattgaaaattcttaccGCTATATGCATCATATGTTGTCACACCGGTCTCCCATAACTCTTTTAACTCATCAATTAATGGCCTTAAATATACATCGATATTATTTCCGGGAGATTCCTTACCAGGAATAAgcaaagataacatcaaaaaaaTTCTCCTTCATGCATTTCCATGGTGGTAAGTTATATGGCGTCACAATCACCGACCACATGCTATAACTCGTGCTCATATTTCCAAAAGGGTTAAATCCATCACTAGCAAGCCCAAGTCGTACGTTACGAGCATCTTTGCCAAACCAAGCATATTTCTGGTCAAAATCTTTCCATTCCGTAGCATCAGCTGGATGTCTAATCGTATCATCATCTACACGTTTCTCCTTATGCCACCTCATATTTTCACCAATATCTTTAGACATAAATAACCTCTGAAGTCTAGGTACTAAAGGGAAGTGTCTAAGAATTTTTTGAGCAACCTTCTTGCGTTTTCCGAAACCTAATTTCCATCTAGGGGCCTTACAAGTTGGAcacgtgtcaagattttcattttccttccaAAATAGCACACAATCATTTACACAAGCATCAATAGTTACGTAACCGAGTCCTAAATCACGCATCAATTTTTTAACCTCATAACTTGAGCTTGGAAGGGTTTCTCCTCTCGGGAGTGCATCCTTGAACAACTCCAAATTcgaaaaaaatgacttattactagaatttgtgagtgctttgatattaatcatcttaagaagaaaagagagctttgaatatttttgacttccaggatatagttcacaatgagaatcattccacaatttagcaaattttgctacttctccttctagcatgttattatcttgattgggaagtctgtcttccatgtcggtgtccataaaagttgcattacacatatcatctaacatttctgaaacatcatttccactatCCTCCAATTCATTGTCCGAATTAATAGAGTCATCTAAACTATCACGAGGTTGAGAAGTCTCACCATGGTGCACCCAGTTTGTGTAGTTTTCACTAATTCCATATTGATATAGATCCATTTTGACTTCTTTCAAtggcttcaaataaatattgatgcagttcttgcatggacatcgaactctgccatttgaatcagtaaagtcttttgcaacattcagaaaatttttgaccccttgaatataacatgaactaaatcggtacgacgtcatccaacttttgtctgatggcgtccctttaattccaaaataatatattaggcaacatcaatatttggtacaaatctatcaattgaaaatataattaaaacttacccattacaaatcagataccgttagctattttaaaaatatatccaatTTCTTTCCCTGAACTACCTGCAGTTCTAAAACAAGGCTAACATTTGGTTAGTGTTACTGTTAAAACATACTCGAGGTCAGGCTATATAGTCGACGAATTTTTAAACTTAACTCGAGTTTATACGTCGTTTGCAATGTTAAACTCGATGTCATGCGTAATAGTCGACGAGTTACATCCTTAACTCGACTTTTTTATCTCTGTCAAAGCACAAACTTGATGTAAGTCTTAATACTCGACGAAATGGAAGCAAAACCTCGAGTTCTTGTTTTTACTGAGCTAATAAACTCGAGAATAGGTGATAAGTCGTCGAGTTTGAAGCTCGACCTCGAGTTTGTACGAAtcagttaaaaatttaaattatcaattgaacaaataagcaatttgaatgtgaaattcatcctacattaatcaatttagtctcttttcataagttaaaaaatacctggacaaataagcatcaacaaacacaaaatcaatGAAAGTGCGGCGGCGTGAGAAGCGTACAAACGTATGGAATTGATGCGGTAgtgtggtgtcaatattcagcaaaaaaagtttttccctaatgaagagtgcttcgattaacctaatttggatatttgaatcttaattgtcatataccttttttatcaaaataaaatataatttcataacccatttaaacctgttatcataattttttttttcaattccatggtgacaaaacatttattaatcacaatatcatttaatttcgcttaattgctgaaaaaaaaaattattcataatatttttacatattatgataaaatttattttatcataataactgtatttttaatatacagtgacaaaacagtttttgtcaaaacccattgtcacaacaaacacaattaattgctatagtgacaaaaatatttgacacaatatttaattatcacaacattatataagtttaattaattgctgaaaaaataaattcgttacaaaagtctttaaatattatgctaaaatttattttatcataataactgtatatattttctattttaccatttattttctgcaattagtttttctttctctattttgtgtgtattttgtgtttcataaggttgacatatggttaATAAACGGTTTATTTACGGTTATTATAACTATAGTTTAAAATACaggcacaaaacatttgttttggcaaattactttgtcacaacaatatatttactttttttatatagtgacaaataaatatgacacaataaatattataactgtctttttaaaatatcggaaccaaacatttgttttggcaaaatattttgtcagaaaaacaaatttactttttttattgacaaataaatttgacgcaataaacagtagtggaaagagtttttttcgagttattccttaacatatatattttctacACTTCCTTTTTCatactctattttgtgttttataaggttgacataaggttgacATCAGGTC containing:
- the LOC126654968 gene encoding uncharacterized protein LOC126654968, coding for MGTPSDKSWMTSYRFSSCYIQGVKNFLNVAKDFTDSNGRVRCPCKNCINIYLKPLKEVKMDLYQYGISENYTNWVHHGETSQPRDSLDDSINSDNELEDSGNDVSEMLDDMCNATFMDTDMEDRLPNQDNNMLEGEVAKFAKLWNDSHCELYPGSQKYSKLSFLLKMINIKALTNSSNKSFFSNLELFKDALPRGETLPSSSYEVKKLMRDLGLGYVTIDACVNDCVLFWKENENLDTCPTCKAPRWKLGFGKRKKVAQKILRHFPLVPRLQRLFMSKDIGENMRWHKEKRVDDDTIRHPADATEWKDFDQKYAWFGKDARNVRLGLASDGFNPFGNMSTSYSMWSVIVTPYNLPPWKCMKENFFDVIFAYSW
- the LOC126656810 gene encoding uncharacterized protein LOC126656810 translates to MGHRRYLHAQHSWRKSRKFDGKPEHGSKPEELSGDEVLRQLDLLPKSLVFGKTPNQKKRALGPEELNWTKRSIFFELPYWKTLKLRHNLDVMHIEKNICENILGTLMNIDGKSKDNIKARMDLEAMGIRKELHLQQKGNKFFMPLACYTLPKPERRKFCEWLQSIRLPDGYASNLSRCVSVQDCKVMGMKSHDYHIFLQRLLPASICGSLRSEVYTALSELSSFFKEFCSKTLKRSTVKKLQSDIILIICKLEMIYPPSFFVVMMHLAIHLPREVELGGPVHYRWMYFIERFLRTLKNYVRNLARPEGSIAEAYITKECLNFCSLYFHGVETIYNRVERNNFPVQIGVENGFSIFSNNARPLGATEYKTLSHSDFEKLQWYVLNNCEDVDEYLKIHIEELQKESVIDVQKRHQAGFASWFKECVGRLRATGLVAATDHIYALGLGPDIRIARYSGIIVNGVRFHTVERDNFRRTQNNGVSVTGEHKSKEIEFYGVLTDIIDLQYVNGNHVFLFKCDWWDVGDKNGIKTDGNLVSVNVSRKWYTGDSFVLSSQVQQVFYVSDMKNGGHWKIVQKSFHRNIFDVPEKEKVCNEDSILNDEPYQQYEADNSHEVDQNGGENLELLHPIDVLPDEVDVGQMFQGQNSNPIYSSDEEDDTTINYDDADTDVLEDSNDSDNEDEDDD